DNA from Pelobacter propionicus DSM 2379:
TTTTTCGTCTATCTCAACCAAGGCTTTTGTCGACTTCATGAAACGCTTTGAGATAGAGCGCTCTCTTATTATTACTGACGATTTCAGCAACAATCTTCAACTCTCGTGTCGCAATGTTCCACATGTGAAGCTTCTCAAGCATGACGCACTCAATATCCATGACATTCTGAAATACAAGAATATCATTTTCACACAGGGTGCCGTGCAATCCGTAGAAGGAGTTCTGAATAAATGAACGTTTACTCAGTTATCAAGAAGCCGCATGTAACTGAAAAGGCTTCACTTGGTAGTGATGCCACAAATACGGTTACTATAGTGGTGGATAGAGATGCAAACAAGATTGAGATCAAACAGGCTGTCGAGACCCTCTTCAAGGTTAAGGTTGACAGTGTGAGAACAGTTAATGTGGCCGGGAAGGTCAAACGTTTCGGTCGCAATTTCGGCAAACATTCAAACTGGAAGAAAGCATTTGTCACCCTTTCTGAGGGACAGTCACTCGATTTCTTTGAGGTTTAAAAACATTTTCGGGGTTCACAATGGGAATCAAGATTTATAAGCCGACATCGCCAGGTCGTAGACACCAGACCTGCTCGTCGTTTGAAGAGATCACGACATCAACGCCTGAAAAGTCTCTTCTTATAAAACTGAAGAAGTCAGGCGGCAGGAATGCTTTGGGACGAGTAACATCTCGGCATCAGGGCGGGGGACACAAACAAAAGTATCGAATTATCGATTTTCGCAGGGATAAGATCAGCATCCCTGCCAAGGTCGCGAGCATAGAGTACGATCCGTACAGAAGTGCTCGCATAGCATTACTTCATTATGTTGATGGTGAAAAACGCTACATTCTGGCACCTCTGGATCTAAAAGTCGGGGATACTGTGCTCAGTGGCCCTGAAGCCGACATAAAGCCGGGTAATGCGCTTCCACTGAAAGCCATTCCGCTGGGTACGATCATTCATAATGTCGAACTCAAACTTGGTAAGGGTGCCCAACTAGCACGCAGTGCCGGAACGTTTGCTCAACTCATGGCAAAAGAGGGCAGATATTCTCAGGTTAAACTTCCCTCGGGTGAAGTGCGCATGGTCCTTCAGGATTGTTATGCCACTATTGGCCAGGTAGGCAATGTTGACCATGAAAAGGTAAGTTTGGGGAAAGCCGGACGTGCACGGTGGCTTGGGAAGCGTCCCAAGGTTCGTGGTGTCGCAATGAACCCGGTTGACCACCCCCATGGTGGTGGTGAGGGTCGGACATCTGGTGGTAGACATCCCGTTACTCCTTGGGGTATTCCTACCAAAGGTTATAAGACTCGTACCAATAAATCCACTGATCGCTTTATTGTTAAGAAGCGCACCAAATAATCTGTGAGGTCTGAACATGGCACGTTCCATTAAAAAGGGACCCTTTATTGATGAGCACCTGGCTAAAAAAGTGCTGGCTGAAGGTCCCAATTCTAAAAAAATAATTAAAACTTGGTCGCGTCGTTCTACGATCACGCCTGACTTCATAGGTCTCAGCTTTGCAGTTCACAATGGCCGCAAGTTCGTACCTGTATATGTCACTGAGAATATGGTTGGTCATAAACTCGGAGAGTTCTCTCCGACCAGAACGTTTCACGGCCATGCCGCCGATCGAAAGAGTAAAGCCAAGAGGTAGTAAAAGGAGTTTTCATGGAATCCAGTGCTAAGCTGACATCTGTTCGCCTTTCACCGCGTAAAACAAGACTTGTTGTTGATCTCGTTAGAGGTAAGGTAATCCAGGAAGCGCTTAATACTCTGCGGTTCCTTCCTCAGCCTTCAGCGAAGCTTGTTTCTAAGCTGTTGCAGTCTGCGGTAGCAAATGCGGAGCAAAAAGGTGTTTCAG
Protein-coding regions in this window:
- the rplV gene encoding 50S ribosomal protein L22; translation: MESSAKLTSVRLSPRKTRLVVDLVRGKVIQEALNTLRFLPQPSAKLVSKLLQSAVANAEQKGVSDVDALYVKTIYVDGGSVLKRFLPRAMGRASKIRKPTSHISVTLSDSK
- the rplB gene encoding 50S ribosomal protein L2, encoding MGIKIYKPTSPGRRHQTCSSFEEITTSTPEKSLLIKLKKSGGRNALGRVTSRHQGGGHKQKYRIIDFRRDKISIPAKVASIEYDPYRSARIALLHYVDGEKRYILAPLDLKVGDTVLSGPEADIKPGNALPLKAIPLGTIIHNVELKLGKGAQLARSAGTFAQLMAKEGRYSQVKLPSGEVRMVLQDCYATIGQVGNVDHEKVSLGKAGRARWLGKRPKVRGVAMNPVDHPHGGGEGRTSGGRHPVTPWGIPTKGYKTRTNKSTDRFIVKKRTK
- the rplW gene encoding 50S ribosomal protein L23; the protein is MNVYSVIKKPHVTEKASLGSDATNTVTIVVDRDANKIEIKQAVETLFKVKVDSVRTVNVAGKVKRFGRNFGKHSNWKKAFVTLSEGQSLDFFEV
- the rpsS gene encoding 30S ribosomal protein S19; its protein translation is MARSIKKGPFIDEHLAKKVLAEGPNSKKIIKTWSRRSTITPDFIGLSFAVHNGRKFVPVYVTENMVGHKLGEFSPTRTFHGHAADRKSKAKR